Genomic segment of Pongo pygmaeus isolate AG05252 chromosome 1, NHGRI_mPonPyg2-v2.0_pri, whole genome shotgun sequence:
CAGAGAATGGGATTAGTCTGGAAAACAGAGGATATTGCCTGGAATACAGAACTCCATCATATGGGAATTCCTGCAGCAAAGTTGTGTCCAATCAAGAATTAAGTCCCTAAGTACGCACACTCCTCATGTTATCTCCTAACAACACACAGATTCTTTCAATTTTCAGTTGTTTATTCTGTGCCATTCAATCACCCAAGCAGGATGAATCACAGCGTTGTAACTGAGTTCATTATTCTGGGCCTCACCAAAAAGCCTGAACTCCAGGGAATtatcttcctcttttctctcattATCTATCTTGTGGCTTTTCTCGGCaacatgctcatcatcattgcCATAATCTATAACAACACCTTGCATACTCCCATGTATATTTGCCTTCTGACACTGGCTGTTGTGGACATCATCTGCACAACAAGCATCATACCGAAGATGCTGGGGACCATGCTAACATCAGAAAATACCATTTCATATGCAGGCTGCATGTCCCAGCTCTTCTTCTTCACATGGTCTCTGGGAGCTGAGATGGTTCTCTTCACCATCATGGCCTATGACCGCTATGTGGCCATTTGTTTCCCTCTTCATTACAGTACTATTATGAACCACCATATGTGTGCATCCTTGCTCAGCATGGTCATGGCTATCGCAGTCACCAATTCCTGGGTGCACACAGCTCTCATCATGAGGTTGACTTTCTGTGGGCCAAACACCATTGACCACTTCTTCTGTGAGATACTCCCATTGCTGGCTTTGTCCTGTAGCCCTGTAAGAATCAATGAGGTGATGGTGTATGTTGCTGATATTAGCCTGGCCATAGGGGACTTTATTCTTACCTGCATCTCCTATGGTTTTATCATTGCTGCTATTCTCCGTATCGGCACAGTAGAAGGCAAGAGGAAGGCCTTCTCAACATGCTCATCCCATCTCATAGTGGTGACCCTTTACTATTCTCCTGTAATCTACACCTATATCCGCCCTGCTTCCAGCTATACATTTGAAAGAGACAAAGTGGTAGCTGCACTCTATACTCTTGTGACTCCCATATTAAACCCGATGGTGTACAGCTTCCAGAATAGGGAGATGCAGGCAGGAATTAGGAAGGTGTTTGCATTTCTGAAACACTCATAGTTTCAACATGGAACATCACCTCTGTACTCTAGAACCATCTTCTAGAGCATCTCAGACTTTACTGATTTTTCATAGTTATCTCCATTCCAAATTTTCCCTTCCCTCTTATTCCTGCCTTCTTCCTAGCAGTCTCATTGTCTCCAAAATTCTGTACTCTTTATGTGAAGAATATTCATAAAGCAATATGCACAATACcctcacatatatataatatacattccAACATTgtccaaaaatatgtacataactTCGAAtacttatatatgcatatacacaaatatttacctaTACGTGCATGTGCACATCATacatgcaaatatcacaaaacattttgtgtattttgtgcCATTTATTTGTTGGTATGTGAATGTCAGCTGGAGAGGAGTGTGTGTGATAAATTTTCCCTTGCTTAATAGGCTGGGTTCATTCACTTAGAACATTGTGATAATCAGGCATCTAATCTGGGGTTGAACCTCATTACGTTATTTAGATTTCATTGGAGAAAAACCATGCTCTACTGAATAAAATTATTGGGCAAATTCTAAAGTCTCCATGTGTTCAGGAAAAAGTGACACAATATTACTTCAGTCCTTTTAAACCAGTGAGTAGACTCATGCCTCCTGCAATATTAGTCTGACATTAGGCAGTCAACAGTGTGTATGGCAGTTCAGTGGGGCCATCAATGAAGTAGGCACCTTCAGTCATCTTGTTCTGCCCTTCAACATTGTTTTCCCTAGGATCATGAATGGCTTTTGTATTACTAGGCATCTCATCCATAACCCAAGTAGAATGAAGGTTAAAGACAGAGATTTCACGGGGCAAATGAAGCAttgtctattatttttataaggtTAACCCAGTAAATATAAGCTACATCACACTGGCTATAGCTATATTACACCATTTCAAGTTGTAAGCACCAATTGGAAGAGTATATTCTAAAATTAGGCACTTGGCACCCCTGAAAAAATTTGGATGTAACATAGATTGGATAAGAAATGGGTGTCTATACTATGGCAGTTGCTATGAGTATCTACTAGCAAATGTATCATAAATGCAGATTTGAAGTCACAAACTAAATCGTGAAATAAAATTAGGTTGAGAGAGTGAGAATGCCAAAACTGAGgctatacaataaaaatatacaacacatCTTATAACAAGTTGGAAGAAATATATCATTTGCTGTGATTAGTAAAGCATATTTTTACAATATGTTTCCACAATTATGAAAACATGTTGGAATTTTGCCTTACAAATACATCTGGAGCAGTTGTGTCCATCATCAGATAAATTggtaaagaaaatgataaaacatttcatgttttacatatataacattttgttttatatatataacattttgttttatatgttacatatattagtAACATGTTATATAACATGCAGAAATAACacttatgttatatataacatatataaccttactatataggtatatgtaatgttatgttatatatatcataaactgttatatatataaccttagatatatgtatatatgcagtgtttcattatatgttatatataacataaactgTAATATAAGCAAATATTAAATATCCCTTTCTGCATTATAGTTTTTTTACTTAACAATATAATCTAGAAATAGCTTCATAATGGTCTTACATATAAAtgtgcactcacacacatatatacctatatgtacAGATATACATACATCcacatgtgcatatatgtattacacattccacaatatttgtaattttttgaacCTTTGGAATTTATTGAGACTCATTTTTAGGGTGAAATAAATTAtccatttttaagttattttatatgTGCTGGTAAATAATCTCCACTCTTTTTTTGGGAGAGTATAGTATACAGTATTAGTTTAATGCATGCATTTTCAAGTTTATTAAGGTATTTACATATTTGATATTTCTGAAAATAGAATACTATTGGTTTATTTTTTAGGCTATTTTGTTAGGTTCATATAATTTGTTGATATtgtgttctcattttatttattcttctttatgaCATCTTTTTGAGATCAACTTGCatcaattatttttgtaattcaaaaataattgacataaaatttatgtattattGTTTACAGCCTAACATTTTGAAGTATAGATGCATTGTGGAGTGACTAAATTTAGTTAATTAACATATGATATGCATTACCCCACATAATTATCATTTTCATGGTGGAAACACTGTATACCCACTCTCTTAAAGAGTACAGTATATATGGTTTTCTACAGAGATACGAAAGTCACAAtgtcataaaggaaaaaaaattttgtacaAAGAGAAATAATTACAATATACTATATTTCTCTCATGAGTTCCTTAAATTACACTTTATggttgaaagaaaaattataacactaGTTGGTATTAAAAAACTATACATTGTGATGTAATAAAAATGCTATACATAAGTTAGAATCCTTAAAAATCTTAAAGAAGACatcagaaaatcaataaatgaaaagcagagaaataaaaaacagaagaaacaaacagaaaacaaattaaaaagttgaCAAATTGTAGCATATTAATGATTACCTTAAAAGTAAATGATGCAATAATATATGCAAATTGAAAGACAGAGATTGGACACgggataaaaatacataattgaaCTATAAACTGTCTATGAGAAACACATAAAGTAACAAAACaagtaggttgaaagtaaaacTACCGAAGAAGTCATAGCATGTTATGTCAACAAAAAGGAGAAGTATCAATAACAACAAACATAGAAGGGTGATCAATGAACAGGCTTTACTTCCCAACAGTTTCACCAGATAGCCATAAATGggtattttattccatttaaacAGGTTACAAATAATAGAATGAAAATACTGTCATTTAAATCTTACATATTTGATAACAATATCAGAAAATTTTCCAACATAGATATATCTTTATTACATAATAGGTTATGCTGACCACTTTAGCTTATTCCCCCAGCCTTAAGGTatagtttacacacacacacacacacacacatatacatatatttatagtatGCAATGTGATGCTTTTATACAGGTATAAACTGTGAAATTAT
This window contains:
- the LOC129033280 gene encoding olfactory receptor 13G1, with the protein product MNHSVVTEFIILGLTKKPELQGIIFLFSLIIYLVAFLGNMLIIIAIIYNNTLHTPMYICLLTLAVVDIICTTSIIPKMLGTMLTSENTISYAGCMSQLFFFTWSLGAEMVLFTIMAYDRYVAICFPLHYSTIMNHHMCASLLSMVMAIAVTNSWVHTALIMRLTFCGPNTIDHFFCEILPLLALSCSPVRINEVMVYVADISLAIGDFILTCISYGFIIAAILRIGTVEGKRKAFSTCSSHLIVVTLYYSPVIYTYIRPASSYTFERDKVVAALYTLVTPILNPMVYSFQNREMQAGIRKVFAFLKHS